A genomic window from Diceros bicornis minor isolate mBicDic1 chromosome 35, mDicBic1.mat.cur, whole genome shotgun sequence includes:
- the RFC5 gene encoding replication factor C subunit 5, which produces METSVHKQQQQQQPAAAKIRNLPWVEKYRPQTLNDLISHQDILSTIHKFISEDRLPHLLLYGPPGTGKTSTILACAKQLYKEKEFGSMVLELNASDDRGIDIVRGPVLSFASTRTIFKKGFKLVILDEADAMTQDAQNALRRVIEKFTENTRFCLICNYLSKIIPALQSRCTRFRFGPLTPELMVPRLEHVVEEEKVAISEDGMKALVTLSSGDMRRALNILQSTNMAFGKVTEETVYTCTGHPLKSDIANILDWMLNQDFTTAYRNITELKTLKGLALHDILTEIHLFVHRVDFPTSVRIHLLTKMADIEYRLSVGTNEKIQLSSLIAAFQVTRDLIVTEA; this is translated from the exons ATGGAGACCTCCGTAcacaagcagcagcagcagcagcagcccgcGGCGGCCAAGATCAGGAACCTGCCCTG GGTTGAGAAATACCGGCCGCAGACACTGAATGATCTTATTTCTCATCAGGACATTTTGAGTACCA TTCACAAATTTATCAGTGAAGATCGGCTGCCGCACCTGCTTCTCTATGGTCCTCCAGGGACAGGAAAGACGTCCACCATCCTAGCCTGTGCTAAACAGCTGTACAAAGAGAAAGAATTCGGCTCCATGGTCTTAGAG CTGAATGCTTCAGATGACCGAGGAATCGATATCGTTCGGGGACCAGTCCTGAGCTTTGCTAGCACAAGGACAATATTTAA GAAAGGCTTTAAACTAGTGATCTTGGATGAAGCTGATGCCATGACTCAGGATGCCCAGAATGCCTTGAGGAGAG TGATTGAGAAATTTACTGAAAATACCAGATTTTGCCTCATCTGTAACTACCTGTCAAAGATCATCCCGGCCTTGCAGTCTCGATGTACAAGGTTCCGATTCGGTCCCCTCACTCCTGAACTCATGGTTCCCCGCCTGGAACATGTTGTAGAAGAAGAGAA AGTTGCTATAAGTGAAGACGGGATGAAGGCACTTGTAACTCTCTCCAGTGGAGATATGCGAAGGGCCCTGAACATTTTGCAG AGCACCAATATGGCCTTTGGAAAGGTGACAGAGGAGACTGTCTACACCTGCACAGGGCACCCGCTCAAGTCAGACATCGCCAACATTCTGGACTGGATGTTGAATCAAGACTTCACCACAGCCTACAGAA ATATCACGGAGTTGAAAACTCTGAAGGGCTTGGCGTTACATGATATCCTGACGGAGATACACTTGTTTGTGCACAGAG tTGACTTCCCAACTTCAGTTCGAATACATTTATTAACCAAAATGGCAGACATTGA gTACAGACTTTCTGTTGGCACCAATGAGAAGATTCAGCTGAGTTCCCTCATTGCTGCTTTTCAAGTCACCAGAGACCTGATTGTCACAGAGGCCTAG